The following are from one region of the Microbacterium sp. cx-55 genome:
- a CDS encoding acyltransferase family protein: MNSSPSSAAPPVRRDVQGLRAIAVVAVVLCHAIGFPAGGFVGVDVFFVISGFLITGLLLREQERTGRIRLRAFAARRIRRILPASLLVLVAVTTAAFFVFNRPRAEQTLGDAIAAMLLSSNWRFAADGTDYFRSTDAVSPLQHFWSLSVEEQFYLLWPLLLVALLVIPLARRTPTSRRITVGLAAAVIVVASFAWALTDTAAQPTVAYFSTATRAWELGTGALLAALTPVLARVPGLLRVPLAWAGLAGILWSFVAIDADSAFPAPWAALPVAATALVIAAGVAGDPRARHLFPLSNPLSVAIGDLSYSIYLWHFPVIVFAGVLLPAGAPTTPIVLGAIAALSVASYLVVEQPLHRSPWLRAYPRPAGAPDSRAGAEAPVAPVASAAPVAPAAPVAPPAPVTPPARTLQSRPAGWTPGARYYPGAPARPAVAPPAVASPAVASPAVASPSGPPASELLAVGAAASHAASPSATPEPGSDERPTAPDTRRAAWSAWRARFAGQAVLGVVVLVIGAGVIAITLQSTVGGIPTLGPLAPPAPAAEEQTDPLPALQDELAAAASATAWPALSPSLDDVISRSSSDNPAHDCFSPDAAFDAAGCTWGSTDAPNHMYLVGDSTAMAYAPAFKKIAEDSAGAWRITTIGLYGCRFTDVLVQNDGAGVMAACPQRKTDVRAAIAADPAQLVVVSNAYTLGRTTDGTDLSAPALIAATQAEMSTYAMPGRIAYLAPPPLGADLGQCYSPLSSPANCLTSVDTTWTDMQSAAEAAAAASGDHALSSLPFSCWENVCPAFAGTIPTKYDQTHLTVAYAEHIAPVLRAALGAQGLL, translated from the coding sequence ATGAACTCCTCTCCCTCCTCCGCCGCGCCCCCTGTTCGGCGCGATGTTCAGGGACTCCGGGCCATCGCCGTGGTGGCCGTCGTGCTGTGCCACGCGATCGGCTTTCCGGCCGGAGGGTTCGTCGGGGTCGACGTGTTCTTCGTCATCTCCGGCTTCCTGATCACGGGCCTGCTGCTCCGCGAGCAGGAGCGCACCGGCCGCATCCGGCTCCGCGCGTTCGCGGCCCGCCGCATCCGCCGCATCCTGCCCGCGTCGCTTCTCGTGCTGGTCGCCGTGACGACCGCGGCGTTCTTCGTGTTCAACCGCCCCCGCGCCGAGCAGACCCTGGGCGATGCGATCGCGGCCATGCTGCTGTCGTCGAACTGGCGGTTCGCCGCCGACGGCACCGACTACTTCCGGTCGACGGATGCGGTCTCTCCGCTGCAGCACTTCTGGTCACTGTCGGTCGAGGAGCAGTTCTACCTGCTCTGGCCGCTGCTTCTGGTCGCACTCCTGGTGATTCCGCTCGCGCGGCGAACCCCCACCTCGCGGAGGATCACGGTCGGGCTCGCCGCCGCGGTCATCGTCGTCGCCTCCTTCGCGTGGGCTCTGACCGACACGGCGGCCCAGCCGACGGTGGCCTACTTCTCCACCGCGACGCGCGCCTGGGAACTCGGCACGGGCGCGCTCCTCGCCGCGCTGACGCCCGTGCTCGCCCGCGTCCCGGGTCTGCTCCGCGTGCCGCTCGCCTGGGCGGGACTCGCGGGAATCCTGTGGTCGTTCGTCGCGATCGACGCCGACAGCGCGTTTCCGGCGCCGTGGGCCGCCCTGCCCGTCGCCGCCACTGCGCTCGTGATCGCCGCGGGCGTCGCGGGCGACCCTCGGGCCCGGCATCTGTTCCCCCTCAGCAACCCCCTGAGCGTCGCGATCGGCGACCTCTCGTACTCGATCTACCTCTGGCACTTCCCCGTCATCGTCTTCGCGGGAGTTCTGCTGCCCGCGGGCGCCCCGACGACCCCGATCGTCCTGGGCGCGATCGCTGCATTGTCGGTCGCGTCCTATCTCGTCGTGGAGCAGCCGCTCCACCGCTCGCCGTGGCTCCGCGCGTACCCGCGCCCCGCGGGCGCGCCCGATTCGCGCGCCGGTGCGGAGGCCCCGGTTGCGCCCGTCGCATCCGCTGCGCCCGTCGCACCTGCGGCGCCTGTCGCACCTCCGGCGCCCGTAACCCCGCCCGCACGGACGCTGCAGAGTCGGCCCGCCGGCTGGACTCCCGGCGCACGCTACTACCCCGGGGCGCCCGCGCGCCCGGCGGTCGCGCCCCCGGCGGTCGCGTCCCCGGCGGTCGCGTCCCCGGCGGTCGCGTCCCCGAGCGGCCCGCCCGCATCCGAGCTTCTCGCCGTCGGCGCCGCCGCGTCCCACGCAGCATCTCCCTCGGCGACCCCCGAGCCCGGATCGGATGAGCGCCCGACGGCGCCCGACACGCGTCGCGCGGCCTGGTCGGCCTGGCGCGCTCGCTTCGCCGGGCAGGCCGTCCTCGGCGTTGTCGTGCTCGTGATCGGCGCCGGCGTCATCGCCATCACCCTGCAGTCGACGGTCGGAGGCATCCCCACCCTCGGCCCGCTCGCACCGCCCGCGCCTGCCGCCGAGGAGCAGACCGACCCGCTCCCCGCGCTCCAGGACGAACTGGCGGCGGCCGCATCCGCCACCGCCTGGCCCGCCCTCTCCCCCTCGCTCGACGACGTGATCTCGCGTTCATCGAGCGACAACCCCGCCCACGACTGCTTCTCACCCGATGCCGCGTTCGACGCGGCCGGATGCACGTGGGGAAGCACCGATGCCCCTAACCACATGTACCTCGTCGGCGACTCGACCGCGATGGCGTACGCGCCCGCGTTCAAGAAGATCGCCGAGGACAGCGCCGGGGCGTGGCGCATCACGACGATCGGGCTCTACGGATGCCGATTCACCGACGTGCTCGTGCAGAACGACGGCGCCGGGGTCATGGCCGCCTGCCCGCAGCGGAAGACCGACGTGCGCGCGGCGATCGCCGCCGACCCCGCCCAGCTCGTCGTGGTCTCGAACGCCTACACGCTCGGTCGGACGACCGACGGCACCGACCTCTCGGCACCGGCGCTCATCGCGGCGACGCAGGCCGAGATGTCGACCTATGCGATGCCCGGCCGCATCGCGTACCTCGCGCCGCCGCCGCTCGGCGCCGATCTCGGGCAGTGCTACTCACCGCTGTCGAGCCCCGCGAACTGCCTCACCTCCGTCGACACGACGTGGACCGACATGCAGTCAGCAGCCGAGGCGGCGGCGGCCGCATCCGGGGACCATGCCCTCAGTTCGCTCCCGTTCAGCTGCTGGGAGAACGTGTGCCCGGCCTTCGCCGGCACCATCCCCACCAAGTACGACCAGACGCACCTGACGGTCGCGTACGCCGAGCACATCGCCCCCGTCCTGCGTGCGGCTCTCGGCGCGCAGGGTCTGCTCTGA
- a CDS encoding cation:proton antiporter, with protein sequence MGELVVVILGVVIVAVVTALGRRLNIAGPLVLVAIGLLLAALPFVPDIPPIDPEWILVGVLPPLLYSSAVQLPAIEFRRDFRPIAGLSVLLVVGSAVLLGIFFTWVIPGLSLPVGIALGAILSPTDAVATSIVKRVGISPRVVTLLEGESLLNDATALVLLRTATVAVASGFAFADAVGTFVWGVLIAIVMGAVVGFVNLRLRAWVANSAANTAISFTVPFIAYLPTEYLGGSGLVAAVVAGIVTGQGAARFFTPDQRLSDEINWRTIELVLEGGVFLIMGLELTDVVSKNLTEHDGLWHGTWLAFASLGIILLVRAVYVSFIIWRQGRRARRYDAVDFDRMNERIDDVEAGRIPPRGSSDPARMTARLAMVRRRMQRMSADLDYYRASPLGWKHGTVIVWAGMRGVVTLAAAQTLPANTEHRPLLIFVAFMVAIISLLLQGFTLPGLVRLLRIPPTAAGPTPEEQLRLDAELRTAAVASLGDPALVRRDGSTFSPHLVDTVGLRMAQPPDDESTATAREMLELRLALIETMRRRLIEVGRTGTFSTAALRHALAELDADQLSLELRLTDDDIE encoded by the coding sequence ATGGGAGAACTCGTCGTCGTCATCCTCGGCGTCGTGATCGTCGCGGTCGTGACCGCGCTCGGCCGTCGGCTGAACATCGCCGGCCCGCTGGTGCTCGTCGCGATCGGTCTGCTGCTGGCCGCCCTGCCGTTCGTGCCCGACATCCCCCCGATCGACCCGGAGTGGATCCTGGTCGGGGTGCTGCCGCCCCTGCTCTACTCCTCCGCCGTGCAGCTGCCGGCGATCGAGTTCCGCCGGGACTTCCGCCCCATCGCCGGGCTCTCCGTGCTGCTCGTGGTGGGCAGCGCGGTGCTCCTCGGCATCTTCTTCACCTGGGTCATCCCGGGGCTCAGCCTGCCCGTCGGCATCGCGCTCGGCGCCATCCTGTCGCCGACCGATGCCGTCGCGACCTCGATCGTGAAGCGCGTGGGCATCTCCCCCCGCGTCGTCACCCTGCTCGAGGGCGAGAGCCTCCTCAACGACGCGACGGCGCTGGTGCTGCTGCGCACCGCCACGGTCGCCGTGGCGAGCGGCTTCGCCTTCGCGGATGCCGTCGGCACTTTCGTCTGGGGTGTGCTCATCGCGATCGTGATGGGCGCCGTCGTCGGCTTCGTGAACCTGCGCCTGCGCGCCTGGGTGGCGAACTCCGCCGCGAACACGGCGATCAGCTTCACGGTGCCCTTCATCGCCTACCTGCCGACCGAATACCTGGGCGGATCGGGACTCGTCGCGGCCGTCGTCGCGGGAATCGTCACCGGCCAGGGCGCGGCCCGCTTCTTCACCCCGGATCAGCGCCTGTCGGATGAGATCAACTGGCGCACGATCGAACTCGTGCTCGAGGGCGGCGTCTTCCTCATCATGGGGCTGGAGCTCACCGACGTCGTCTCGAAGAACCTCACCGAGCACGACGGTCTCTGGCACGGAACATGGCTCGCGTTCGCCTCGCTCGGCATCATCCTGCTCGTCCGTGCCGTGTACGTGTCGTTCATCATCTGGCGGCAGGGGCGACGCGCGCGCCGCTACGACGCCGTCGACTTCGACCGCATGAACGAACGTATCGATGACGTCGAGGCGGGGCGCATTCCCCCGCGCGGATCGTCCGACCCCGCCCGGATGACCGCACGCCTCGCCATGGTCCGGCGCCGGATGCAGCGCATGAGCGCCGATCTCGACTACTACCGCGCGTCTCCGCTCGGGTGGAAGCACGGCACCGTGATCGTCTGGGCCGGCATGCGCGGCGTGGTGACCCTCGCGGCCGCGCAGACGCTTCCCGCCAACACCGAGCACCGCCCGCTGCTCATCTTCGTGGCGTTCATGGTGGCGATCATCAGCTTGCTGCTCCAGGGATTCACCCTGCCGGGTCTCGTTCGATTGCTCCGCATCCCGCCCACCGCCGCCGGACCCACTCCGGAAGAGCAGCTGCGCCTCGACGCCGAACTGCGCACCGCGGCGGTGGCCTCGCTCGGCGATCCGGCACTCGTCCGCCGCGACGGCAGCACGTTCTCGCCGCACCTCGTCGACACGGTCGGACTGCGGATGGCGCAACCCCCCGACGACGAATCGACCGCCACCGCGCGCGAGATGCTCGAGCTGCGCCTCGCGCTCATCGAGACCATGCGGAGGCGCCTGATCGAGGTCGGACGCACCGGCACCTTCAGCACGGCGGCGCTCCGCCACGCCCTCGCCGAACTCGACGCCGACCAGCTCAGCCTGGAACTTCGGCTCACCGACGACGACATCGAGTAG
- a CDS encoding glycosyltransferase codes for MQVTVVVPTFNEAPNVAELVRRVAASAHGYTVDILFVDDSTDDTPRVIEQVAATAPVPVRLIHRDNPVGGLGGAVTAGIAAADSDICVVMDGDLQHPPETIANLVTRFRRGDVDLVVASRYAEEGAATGLSDASRVLVSRASTYLTKAMFPLRLKEVSDPMTGFFLVDRRALDLEELRPRGFKILLEILARHPVRVVEVPFSFADRHAGASKASFRQGLHFLAQLTALRFGKMSMFAIIGGLGAIANLAIVWVLAHVGMGDISSMLVAAEITIIANFLLQERFVFQDVKADASGIVSRFAKSFAFNNAELIVRIPITTLIISNWHISVVIATGITLVAAFVLRFLFHSLVVYAPRRAGARKTSPARALVEELDRQAVSPGEL; via the coding sequence ATGCAGGTCACGGTCGTCGTGCCGACGTTCAATGAAGCTCCCAATGTGGCGGAGCTGGTTCGTCGGGTCGCCGCATCCGCTCACGGATACACGGTCGACATCCTCTTCGTGGACGACAGCACCGATGACACCCCCCGGGTGATCGAGCAGGTCGCTGCGACCGCTCCGGTCCCGGTGCGTCTCATCCACCGCGACAACCCGGTCGGCGGGCTCGGTGGCGCGGTGACCGCGGGGATCGCCGCGGCCGACTCCGACATCTGCGTCGTCATGGACGGCGACCTGCAGCATCCGCCCGAGACCATCGCGAACCTCGTCACGCGCTTCCGTCGCGGCGACGTCGATCTCGTCGTCGCGTCGCGGTACGCCGAGGAGGGCGCCGCGACCGGGCTTTCCGACGCGTCGCGCGTGCTGGTCTCGCGCGCCTCGACCTACCTCACGAAGGCCATGTTCCCGCTGCGCTTGAAAGAGGTGAGCGACCCGATGACCGGGTTCTTCCTCGTCGACCGCCGCGCTCTCGACCTCGAAGAGCTGCGCCCGCGCGGCTTCAAGATCCTCCTCGAGATCCTGGCCCGTCATCCCGTCCGCGTCGTCGAGGTGCCGTTCTCGTTCGCCGACCGGCACGCGGGCGCGTCGAAGGCGTCGTTCCGTCAGGGTCTGCACTTCCTCGCCCAGCTCACCGCTCTGCGCTTCGGCAAGATGTCGATGTTCGCGATCATCGGCGGGCTCGGCGCGATCGCGAACCTCGCCATCGTCTGGGTGCTCGCGCACGTCGGCATGGGCGACATCAGCTCGATGCTCGTCGCCGCCGAGATCACGATCATCGCGAACTTCCTGCTGCAGGAGCGGTTCGTCTTCCAGGACGTCAAGGCGGATGCGTCGGGCATCGTGTCGCGATTCGCGAAATCGTTCGCGTTCAACAACGCCGAACTGATCGTCCGCATCCCGATCACGACGCTGATCATCTCGAACTGGCACATCTCGGTCGTCATCGCGACCGGCATCACCCTCGTCGCCGCGTTCGTCCTGCGATTCCTCTTCCACTCGCTCGTCGTCTACGCGCCCCGTCGCGCCGGCGCTCGGAAGACGTCGCCGGCCCGCGCGCTGGTCGAAGAACTCGACCGCCAGGCCGTCTCTCCCGGCGAGCTCTGA
- a CDS encoding recombinase family protein, whose product MSDAAIPDRDAPDDGAHTHAAQDPAVEHAVTSPLHLPHTAAECPKCFTELQSDRNWWRARPAGSRLVGLVVNRPDMPSVVAQRDELTRYGVPIEGFRHPAPDILEGWEARLGRLIGRLDAGDVLVVTSVHALGRDIDEETRTVAELHRRGVVVKVIGKGARHLFDAGR is encoded by the coding sequence ATGAGCGACGCGGCCATACCTGATCGGGACGCACCGGACGACGGCGCGCACACGCACGCCGCGCAAGATCCGGCCGTCGAGCACGCGGTGACGAGCCCCCTGCATCTGCCGCATACCGCCGCCGAGTGCCCGAAGTGCTTCACCGAGCTGCAGTCCGATCGCAACTGGTGGCGCGCCCGTCCCGCGGGGTCGCGGCTCGTCGGGCTCGTGGTCAACCGCCCCGACATGCCCTCGGTCGTCGCGCAGCGCGACGAACTCACCCGCTACGGCGTGCCCATCGAAGGATTCCGCCATCCCGCGCCCGACATCCTCGAGGGCTGGGAGGCCCGGCTCGGGCGCCTGATCGGACGCTTGGATGCCGGAGACGTGCTCGTCGTAACGAGCGTGCACGCGCTCGGCCGCGACATCGACGAAGAGACCCGCACGGTGGCCGAACTGCACCGCCGCGGCGTCGTCGTCAAGGTGATCGGCAAGGGCGCCCGGCACCTGTTCGACGCCGGACGCTGA
- a CDS encoding malate dehydrogenase, with the protein MTAAVTTITITGAGGQIGYALLFRIAAGDMLGADRPVRLRLLEVRPGIRSAEGAALELQDGAFELLHDVEITEDPAVAFDGCNIALLVGARPRGPGMERRDLLAANAGIFGPQGAAIAAHAADDVRAVVVGNPANTNALIASASAPGVPPERFSALTRLDHNRAAAQLAATLDAPVGVVRDVAIWGNHSATQFPDISHATVAGTPALRALEERFGGADAAARWVDDEFIPRVAGRGAEIIEVRGSSSVASAANAAITHVRDDVLGTSEARGWTSAAVVSHGEYGVPAGLFSSFPVTSDGSGYRIVEGLTIDDRARARIDASTAELVEERDAVHALGAL; encoded by the coding sequence ATGACGGCTGCGGTCACGACCATCACGATCACCGGCGCCGGGGGGCAGATCGGCTACGCGCTGCTCTTCCGGATCGCTGCGGGCGACATGCTGGGCGCGGATCGGCCCGTGCGCCTGCGGCTGCTCGAGGTGCGTCCCGGCATCCGCTCCGCCGAGGGTGCCGCGCTCGAGCTTCAGGATGGCGCGTTCGAGCTGCTGCACGATGTGGAGATCACGGAAGACCCCGCGGTCGCGTTCGACGGTTGCAACATCGCGCTCCTCGTCGGAGCGCGACCCCGCGGCCCGGGAATGGAGCGCCGCGACCTGCTCGCCGCCAACGCCGGCATCTTCGGGCCCCAGGGCGCCGCGATCGCCGCACACGCGGCCGATGACGTGCGCGCGGTCGTCGTCGGCAACCCCGCGAACACGAATGCGCTGATCGCCTCCGCATCCGCCCCCGGAGTGCCGCCCGAACGCTTCAGCGCCCTCACGCGCCTCGACCACAACCGCGCGGCCGCGCAGCTCGCGGCGACGCTCGACGCCCCCGTCGGAGTCGTGCGCGACGTCGCCATCTGGGGCAACCACTCGGCGACCCAGTTCCCCGACATCTCGCACGCGACCGTCGCGGGCACGCCCGCGCTCCGCGCCCTGGAAGAGCGATTCGGCGGAGCGGATGCGGCCGCGCGCTGGGTGGACGACGAGTTCATCCCGCGGGTCGCGGGGCGCGGCGCCGAGATCATCGAGGTGCGCGGCTCGTCGTCGGTCGCGTCCGCCGCGAACGCGGCCATCACCCACGTGCGCGACGACGTGCTCGGCACGTCCGAGGCCCGCGGCTGGACCTCCGCCGCGGTCGTCTCGCACGGCGAGTACGGCGTGCCCGCGGGGCTGTTCTCCTCGTTCCCCGTCACCTCCGACGGCTCCGGCTACCGCATCGTCGAGGGCCTGACCATCGACGATCGCGCCCGCGCGCGCATCGACGCGTCGACCGCCGAACTCGTCGAAGAACGCGACGCCGTGCACGCGCTCGGGGCTCTCTGA
- a CDS encoding glutaredoxin family protein, translating to MSETSSGITMFGAAWCSDCRRTKAQLDGLGVEYTYIDLEADPAAADVARDISGRTQIPVVVYPDSSHHVEPSNADVDAKLRELSLI from the coding sequence ATGAGCGAAACATCGTCCGGGATCACCATGTTCGGCGCTGCCTGGTGCAGCGACTGCCGCCGCACGAAGGCGCAGCTCGACGGCCTCGGCGTCGAGTACACCTACATCGACCTCGAAGCCGACCCCGCGGCCGCTGACGTCGCGCGCGACATCTCCGGGCGCACCCAGATCCCCGTCGTCGTCTACCCGGACTCCTCGCACCACGTCGAGCCCTCGAACGCCGACGTCGACGCGAAGCTCCGCGAGCTCTCGCTGATCTGA
- a CDS encoding aldehyde dehydrogenase family protein — protein MTSISPAPSELSDAETAALDLAIDELATGADAWSTLRLDQRASLLDQVRDAVGAVAEEWATIAAASKGLDARHPLRGEEWLSGPYAVLSALDGYLRTLRTLARGASPLDGVRIDAAPDDRIRAHVFPASAIDALLLSGHTGEVWFRPGVDAGSAARAAGLGQLDPGAPAGVGLVLGAGNITAIPVLDVLYELLAENRVGLLKVNPTQDALVPVFERALAPLIDAGFVRIVRGGGPVGAYLTRHPSFAHVHITGSATTFDAIVWGTGPDAVARRASGEPLLTTPITAELGGVSPIIVVPGPWTDADLRFQAEHIATMRLHNSGHNCIAGQVVLLSRDWPQRDAFLRALETAYAAAPARPVWYPHAAERLTAAGATYPGAQQAGGGRLLVEVAAGDDPHPIETTEYFAPVLGVVELGGHGGDFLRAAIAHANERLTGTLGANVLIDPATERDLGDDLDRAIADLRYGGIAINAWTGVVFATPILSWGAFPGSTLDDVGSGLGIVHNTLLLAGVERSVLRGPFRPFPRSLGRGRFSVLPTPPWFVTSRTSTAVSEGLTRYLIGRSPLRLIATLIRAMGA, from the coding sequence GTGACCTCGATCAGCCCTGCCCCATCCGAACTCTCGGATGCCGAGACCGCCGCGCTCGATCTGGCGATCGACGAGCTCGCCACGGGGGCCGACGCGTGGTCGACTCTGCGCCTCGACCAGCGGGCGTCGCTGCTCGACCAGGTGCGGGATGCCGTCGGCGCCGTCGCGGAGGAATGGGCCACGATCGCCGCCGCCTCCAAGGGCCTCGACGCGCGCCATCCGCTGCGCGGCGAGGAGTGGCTCTCGGGCCCGTACGCCGTCCTCAGCGCGCTCGATGGCTATCTGCGCACGCTGCGCACGCTCGCCCGCGGCGCGAGCCCGCTCGACGGCGTGCGCATCGACGCCGCTCCGGACGACCGCATCCGGGCGCACGTCTTTCCGGCGAGCGCGATCGACGCCTTGCTGCTGTCGGGGCACACCGGCGAGGTCTGGTTCCGGCCGGGCGTGGATGCCGGGTCGGCCGCGCGTGCGGCGGGCCTCGGCCAACTCGACCCGGGGGCTCCGGCGGGCGTCGGGCTCGTGCTCGGTGCCGGCAACATCACCGCGATCCCCGTGCTCGATGTGCTGTACGAACTGCTCGCCGAGAACCGGGTCGGGCTGCTGAAGGTCAATCCCACGCAGGACGCCCTCGTACCCGTGTTCGAGCGGGCGCTCGCGCCGCTGATCGACGCCGGCTTCGTACGCATCGTCCGCGGAGGCGGACCGGTCGGCGCGTATTTGACCCGGCATCCGTCGTTCGCGCACGTGCACATCACGGGCTCGGCGACCACGTTCGACGCGATCGTGTGGGGAACGGGGCCGGATGCGGTCGCCCGCCGCGCGTCCGGAGAACCGCTCCTCACCACCCCCATCACGGCCGAGCTCGGCGGGGTCTCGCCGATCATCGTCGTGCCCGGGCCGTGGACCGATGCCGACCTGCGTTTCCAGGCGGAGCACATCGCCACCATGCGGCTGCACAACAGCGGCCACAACTGCATCGCCGGCCAGGTCGTGCTCCTCAGCCGGGACTGGCCGCAGCGCGACGCGTTCCTCCGGGCGTTGGAGACCGCCTACGCCGCTGCTCCCGCGCGCCCCGTCTGGTACCCGCACGCCGCGGAGCGCCTCACCGCCGCGGGTGCCACCTACCCCGGCGCGCAGCAGGCCGGGGGCGGGCGCCTGCTCGTGGAGGTCGCCGCCGGTGACGATCCGCATCCGATCGAGACGACGGAGTACTTCGCGCCCGTGCTGGGCGTCGTCGAGCTGGGTGGTCACGGCGGCGACTTCCTGCGCGCCGCGATCGCGCACGCGAACGAGCGGCTGACCGGCACCCTGGGGGCCAACGTCCTGATCGACCCGGCCACGGAGCGCGACCTCGGCGACGACCTCGACCGGGCGATCGCCGACCTGCGTTACGGCGGCATCGCGATCAACGCTTGGACGGGCGTGGTGTTCGCGACGCCGATCCTGTCCTGGGGCGCTTTCCCCGGAAGCACCCTCGACGACGTGGGCAGCGGCCTCGGGATCGTGCACAACACCCTGCTCCTGGCGGGGGTCGAGCGGTCCGTTCTGCGCGGCCCCTTCCGCCCGTTCCCGCGTTCACTGGGTCGCGGGCGGTTCAGCGTGCTCCCCACGCCCCCGTGGTTCGTGACCTCACGCACCTCGACGGCCGTGAGCGAAGGACTCACCCGCTACCTGATCGGCCGATCGCCGCTGCGCCTCATCGCGACACTGATCCGCGCGATGGGCGCGTGA
- the pip gene encoding prolyl aminopeptidase has protein sequence MTVNEIDDVLYPPIEPYATGELLVGDGQRVYWEQSGNPDGKPVVFLHGGPGAGTSPWQRRFFDPERYRIVLFDQRGCGRSTPHASDPAADLRFNTTWHLVGDLELLRRNLGISTWQVFGGSWGSALALAYAQAHPEVVSELVLRGIFTLRRHELEWFYEGGASAIFPDLWEDYLAAIPVLERNHLIDAYHRRLFDPDPAVHRPAALAWTRWEASTLTLRPDPDLVASMTDADAATAFARIENHYFVNAGWFREGQLIDEVDRIRHIPAVIVQGRYDVCTPIMTAWDLHRAWPEAELAVIDDASHSATEPGIAAALRAATDRFAG, from the coding sequence ATGACGGTGAACGAGATCGACGATGTGCTGTACCCGCCGATCGAGCCGTACGCCACGGGCGAGCTGCTCGTCGGCGACGGGCAGCGGGTGTACTGGGAGCAGTCCGGAAACCCCGACGGAAAGCCGGTCGTCTTCCTCCACGGCGGGCCGGGTGCGGGGACCTCGCCCTGGCAGCGGCGCTTCTTCGACCCCGAGCGCTACCGGATCGTGCTGTTCGATCAGCGCGGATGCGGGCGGTCCACGCCGCACGCGAGCGACCCGGCCGCCGACCTGCGGTTCAACACGACGTGGCACCTGGTCGGCGACCTCGAACTGCTCCGCCGCAACCTCGGCATCTCGACGTGGCAGGTGTTCGGCGGATCCTGGGGCAGCGCGCTCGCCCTCGCCTACGCGCAGGCGCATCCGGAGGTCGTCAGCGAACTCGTGCTGCGCGGCATCTTCACGCTTCGCCGCCACGAACTCGAGTGGTTCTACGAGGGCGGCGCATCGGCGATCTTCCCCGATCTGTGGGAGGACTACCTCGCCGCGATCCCCGTGCTGGAGCGCAACCACTTGATCGACGCCTATCACCGGCGGCTGTTCGATCCGGATCCGGCCGTGCACCGCCCGGCCGCGCTCGCGTGGACCCGCTGGGAAGCATCGACGCTGACGCTGCGTCCCGATCCCGACCTCGTCGCCTCGATGACGGATGCGGATGCCGCCACCGCCTTCGCGCGGATCGAGAACCACTACTTCGTCAACGCGGGATGGTTCCGCGAAGGACAGCTCATCGACGAGGTCGACCGCATCCGGCACATCCCCGCCGTGATCGTGCAGGGGCGGTACGACGTCTGCACGCCGATCATGACGGCATGGGATCTGCACCGCGCCTGGCCCGAGGCGGAGCTCGCCGTGATCGACGATGCGTCGCACTCGGCGACCGAGCCCGGGATCGCTGCCGCCCTGCGCGCGGCGACCGACCGCTTCGCGGGCTGA